The following is a genomic window from Oncorhynchus masou masou isolate Uvic2021 chromosome 6, UVic_Omas_1.1, whole genome shotgun sequence.
ACTCAAGTCCGTTCATATCTGTACTCTTGAAGTTTCAATCTCTCAAAGAAGAGGTCTTGAAAAGTTAACCAAAATGTCACCCGGACATTGTAGTTTCTCTGATAGTCATCAATCAATTCCCATGAGTTCCGACTAGGCCTCAGAAGCCTGGGGCTAGATTTGAAAATCGGCTGGCTGGAGAAGCCTTGAGGCTGAAGTTATACGTGCACCGAGGGCACACTTCTGTTGAGCACCTGGACACGCATCAGCTGTACACTGGTCATGATCTTCTTCTGGTGGCCCATCAGTGTCACCCCCAGCCTGTGGATATCCCTGTAGGACACACAGAGATGGGGCAGAGTCACACATGAACACACTCATCAGACAGCCTAAATTACTCTTAAGCATCAATGACATGTGGATGATGTGATTGGAGATTGATGCTATGGCCTTGCCTCTCACCCTTGGTTCATGCCTATGACGTGGCCTAGGGTCAGGTAGCCTCCTGCAGCAAAATGGTCCTTGTATCGGCCCATCTTGATGGTGTCCAGCCACTCATCCACAGAACTACAGCTGCTGAAGTCTGGGATACTTCTGTCCATCATGGGAGGTGTGCCTaacctgagagaaagagagaaaagaggaagacaaggagataggacaaacacacagacagaagggagagatgtGGAAAaaaagaggtggagaggaaaATAGGTGTTGAAATGCACTAGCAGCTAAGGCAGAAAATCAATAGCTGTTAAAATGATAGAGAAGGGGTGGCTGCTCTGATTGCAGGATGGCTGGTTTGGCTAGATTAATACGGAGAAAAATCCTTAACAccccctcctcctactctcctcatccctccatctccccgaCATGCACCAGTAGCTCTATGGGACCATGGATCTGAAAGAAGCAATTTAACACAGGTCCAAGTCTAACTCGAGCCGCTCTTCACTCTGCTCTCTGATTCCCGGACTATCAATGTCAATATCACAGCCAGGCTCTTATTTAACAGAGCACATGTCTATCAGAGATGAGCTTATTGGAAAATGAACAAGGCCGTTCCTTGCTCTCTTAAGGCAACCTGTCTCCCTTGCGTCAGCCGGTGAAGTTTGAGGGAAACTTTGGGCTGTAACTTTATCCCACAGCTCATGTTTGACAGATGAGTTGAGAGTGGATTTGCAGTCGTTGTCCAGACAATGCATTGCCCAAGCGATGTTTGCCCCGGCGATGGTTGTCTAGCAGCCTGTTCACCTGCACAGCGTGTCCATGGACTTGAGGTTCTCTGGGTTCCGGATCAGCTTGTCTAAAACTGTAACAATCTGGCAGAACCGGGGCCTCTCGTTGCGGTCCTTCTGCCAGCAGTCCAGCATGAGAGTGTGTAGAGCACCTGAACAGCCCATAGGAGCAGGTAGCCTGTAGCCCTCCTCTACTGACTTTatcacctaacacacacacacagaaagagcgAGATATGCAGGTATCATTACACACATGTTTTCTTATGAGTGTATGTGTGATTTGtatgtactatatactgtatgtgtgtgcgcatgtCCTCTCCAATCCACTCACATCTCTGTTGGTGAGGTTCCAGTATGGCCTCTCCCCATATGACATGACCTCCCACATGACCACGCCATAGCTCCACACGTCACTGGAAGAGGAGAACTTCCTGTAGGCGATGGCCTCCGGCGCTGTCCAGCGGATTGGAATCTTACCACCCTGAAGGGAACAGAAACGCACTAGAGCCAGAACTAGAACAACCACTGGCATCACCACTGAATAGAAAACAGAACTAGAACTAGAGAACTCGGGCTACAACAGTATTATAATCTAGTACATATTAGAGTTTCAGAATGTATCATTAAAGTGTGAACTCACGCTGGTGGTGTATGCTGCATCAGGATCGTCCTCCAGGACTCTGGACAGGCCGAAGTCAGACACCTTACACACCATGTTGCTGTTGACCAGGATGTTACGAGCTGCCAGGTCGCGGTGGATGTAGCCTCGGTCTGCCAGGTAGGTCATACCCGCCGCGATGCCACGCATCACGCCCACCAACTGGATTATAGTGAACTGACCATCATGTCTctgagaagaggagatgaggaggagaagaacGGGGATTGAGATTGAGAGAGATTGCAGTGTTAGTTAGAGGCATATTGATTGAGATTTCAGATGTCAAGTGCTTCAAAAATTATTTTTGtacaagagaaagaaagagagagagagtgggagagagggagagagggagagtgagagggtatGGGAAACAAATATGAAATCCTTATAAAAGCAACAAACCCTCAGGAAAGAGTCCAGAGATCCATTCTCCATGTACTCAGTGATGATCATGACTGGTTtacctggggggaggggggtaaaatagtaagggagggagggaagggagtaaggagggagggggaaggagggtaaaatagtgagggggagagagggaaggaggggggagggaaggtAAGGGATAGAGGGGGTAAGGGATGGAGGGGTGTAAGGGAGTAAGGGAAGGAGGGGGGTAAGGGAATGTAAGGGATGGAGGGGTGTAAGGGAATGTAAGGGATGGAGGGGTGTAAGGGAGTAAGGGATGGAGGGGGGTAAGGGAAGGTAAGGGATGGAGGGGTGTAAGGGAGTAAGGGATGGAGGGGTGTAAGGGAGTAAGGGATGGAGGGGTGTAAGGGAGTAAGGGATGGAGGGGGTAAGGGAGTAAGGGATGGAGGGGGTAAGGGAAGGTAAGTGATGGAGGGGTGTAAGGGAGTAAGGGAAGGGGGGGTAAGGGAAGGTAAGGGATGGAGGGGCGTAAGGGAGTAAGGGATGGAGGGGGTTAAGGGAGTAAGGGAGTAAGGGGGAGGGGGTAAGGGAGTAAGGGGGAGTGGGGTAAGGGAGTAAGGGGGGAGGGGGTAAGGGAGTAAGGGGGAGGGGGTAAGGGAGTAAGGGATGGAGGGTGTAAGGGAGTAAGGGATGGAGGGGAGTAAGGGAGTAAGGGATGGAGGGGGGTAAGGGGGGGAGGGGAGTAAGGGATGGAGGGGTGTAAGGGAGTAAGGGATGGAGGGGGgtaaggggggggaggggggtagccCATTCTATTAATTCTTATTTCTATGGGCGTATGTACTTTCTTCTTGAATTGAATTCATACGCAGCAAAGACATTGAATTGCTTCAAACTGAAAATGgagttgaatcaaatcaaatggaatCTTACTGCGTGTGACCACTCCCTCCAGGTGAATGATGTTAGGGTGGTCAAACTGGGCCATGATTGATGCCTCAGCCAGGAAGTCCCTTCTCTGCTTGTCACTGTATCCTGCCTTCAGTGTCTTCAAAGCCACCGGAATGTCTCTCTTCCCTGGGAGACGCATCCGCCCATAACAcacctccccaaactcacctgcacacacacacacgtttaggGGTACTCCTCCCCGACGACCACAATATAGACTAATCTATTCATTGAGTGATAGATTCGTTCGAATAAAAATAAATTGTTTCCTAATCTCATCTCCTGCTTTTTGTGCTTTGAAAAGTCACAGAACACATCATTACATTccttcctctttccctttctgtctaaTGTGTCTTATCAACAACTACAACCCTAAAGGTCATTGTTAACAGCCATGATTATAACGCCTACCATGTCCTGCTTTGCCAGTGTGATATTATGATTCCCTGTGTGCCTCTGTGTTTGATTGACAGCCCCATGCAACGCTCTGATTCCACTGTGCCATTCCTCTCCGCTGCACACCGCAGACTTTACTTCAGCCAATGATTTTCACTTTACCTGACCCAATGACTTTCTCTATTCTGATCCTGGAAGCTTCAATTTCTCGGGCAAACTCATGGACGGCCTGGCAGGGGTCCTCGTAGGTGTGTGGGTCGATGTAGAATCGCACGTCGGGGAATGACACTAAAATAAACAACATTAGCATCTGGTCACATACCACTGGATGGAAACAATATGCTACATGAGACTGTCACAGGaaagcgagggagaaagagatagagggggagagagacacagagagagaaagagagagagagggagatacagagagagacagcgagagaaaagggagggtgggagagagagagacagagggagaggagggagggagagagacagagggagagactgcAGTACTGAGATTTTGTACCTCAATAAATCTGAGTCAAACGGGAAGTGAACTGTGTACACTGAGGATGaaaatgattttattttatttaacctttatttaaacagacaAGTTACTGGAGTGAAGgctgggggggggtataataaaacATGGCAATAAAAATataccagtaataataataatacaaacatACCATGGCCATTCTGGTAGTGCATCTTCTCCTCATCAGAGTCCTGGAAGGCCTTGCTATAGCCACAGTGTCTGTATATCAAACAGTAGTTTAGAATAGTTTAGAGTCACACGGGGATACACCACACTTCTCACGGTTTTCCTCCCATTCTATCTTTCAGACTCCGCTTGAAAACGCTAACATGCATTGAAGTTGGAAATAAATCCACAAATTATTTGTGGAAGATGTAAATTCAAGACAtcaaaagagagaaggagagggataagtGAAAACATTAGCATTACTGTTTAACTAACATGAACAGCCGTAATAATTAAACTAACTGTTTAGAAGTACAAAACTGGGTCTGAACATTACCCATGCAGAAACTCTGGGAGATGACCTGACTTTCCACTGCTAACAAACACATGCCATACTCTAGAGTGAGAACTACTCTGGGCTATTTAAAAGCATTAGTGGAACAAAGTTAGAGACCATCTCCTTGGTTTCCTGTGCTGTGGGATTGTGGGACTGTTGGACTGAAAATAGACAGTTACTGTAGCACTGGAGCCTATGGGGGTacatttttttaatccatttatCAGACTCTTTTATCAAATGCACCTTACAGTCAGTGCTTGCATATGTTATTTATGgatgggtggtcccaggaatcaaacccactatgcCCTACCAACTAAGCTACAGAATACCTCAAGAGGGGATTAGTGGTCATCCTATGGATATCAATGCATATGGGTATACAACATCAGAGACAGATTatggatttaaaaaaagaaaatactAATATGAATGTTGATTATAAAATAAATGAATTCTATGGAGACAATGGTATAATTTACTTGAACCCTTGTTAAGGTAGAGTAAAAAATATTCCACATACGTATATGAGTGACGTAGAGTCAGAGAGGACTCGTCCACATCAcgggtagtggtgtagtgtaagAAAGGGTTGCCTTGCCGTTTCCTGCAGGTGACGATGGCCAGGAAGGTGACGAGGCCAGAGACCAGCGCCATACAGATCCAGATGATGGTCATAGTGTCGTAGCGCAGAGGAACtggacacacaacaacacaaccagtttgtgtgagtgtgtgtgtgtgtgtgtgtgtgtgtgtgtgtgtgtgtgtgtgtgtgtgtgtgtgtgtgtgtgtgtgtgtgtgtgtgtgtgtgtgtgtgtgtgtgtgtgtgtgttcagtgctcTTTGAGGCTTAGGTCTGCAGCAGCAGCTTTCCTGACAGGGGTGGCCCTCACACAAAGCACAGATCTATAGCATTAAGGGATTGTCTGAAGGCTTCCTGATCCCACTGACATTCGTGGCTCTTCAACCCAGCACCATTCTGTCCCTCATGaaaatatactataatatatgaTGGTATAAATACTGTGGTATTACTATatttatatactatagtattcactgtagtgtttttgcagacattactgtagtgttCACAGCAGTCTGTTTgaagacattactgtagtataccatagtatttactgtagtgtttttgcgtaCATAAATGTAGTATGCTATAGTACTCATTGTAGTGTTTTGCAGACATgaccgtagtatactatagtattgtTTTTGTGGAAAATACGTTAGTATTTATTGTAGTGTTTTTTTCTATAGTACTATAGTGAATACCATAGCATACTACagtagtctgcaaaaacactacaataAATATTATAGCAAAGTCTGTAAAAACTCTACAGATAGGTTGGCACCAATAGACACCAACAGAATACAAAGCACTTCTAAACCTAGTGAGAGATTTTACAAATGAAAATAGTGCTACTCTCATTCTCTTACTTGCTTTCCCGGTCTGGATCTCCACATTCTGGCTGAAGCGTCCGCAGCCTGCCGAGGTTCTGGCCCGGACCTGAAAAATGTACCTGGTACCAGGCTTCAGGCCAGACACCCGGGCCGTGGTCCCCTTGGCCTTCAGGGTGGAGTAACTCTGCTGCTCCTTATCCTGGTGGAGGAGAGCTGTGATAAAGACAGTCTGCTGCCCAAGCAGTGTTTATATTGCAGATTTATCCAGTAGTAACCCCAGGAGTTTGCACAGATTACGATAACAACACAGCAGCCACACTAATCTGTCTGTACTatccaggcgtgtgtgtgtgtgtgtgtgtgtatgacactATTCACTCTATACACACAACCTCAAGTCTCCAGTGACCACCCCCACTGTGGGGatcctggtctgtgtgtgtgttgctcagaTCTCTCTTACCTCATTAGCTGTGTGTCAGAGCATGCAGAACCACAAAGCAATTAACTTGTCTTTGCTGCTAGGCTGTCACTTTCACGAATCAATCAGcatacataaacacagacagagagacacatacacgcatatatgtatgtatgtatgtatgtatgtatgtatgtatgtatgtatgtatgtatgtatgtatgtatgtatgtatgtatgtatgtatgtatgtatgtatgtatgtatgtatgtatgtatgtatgtatgtatgtatgtatgtatgtatgtatgtttgtatctACTCTACCTTCTCATAGTATTTGATGTCATACTCTAGTATGACTCCATTGGGCTGGTCAGGCTCGTGCCACTGCAGAGTGACGCTGTTCTGACTGGTGTTCTCCTGGCGAATGGCAATCACCTGGGAAGGGGCTGAACAGAAAGCAGGAAGTACAGAAactgttttcttttttttaatag
Proteins encoded in this region:
- the LOC135541987 gene encoding ephrin type-A receptor 8-like, which produces MSSDPGLIALFLWTISLQTLGTAGNNNNDNNEVNLLDTSSISGDWGWLTYPSHGWDAINEMDEYFSPIHTYQVCNVMSPSQNNWLRTGWIPRDGARRIYIEVKFTLRDCNSMPGVLGTCKETFNLYYYESDRAVGTAIRETQFTKIDTIAADESFTGVDLGVRRLKLNTEVRGVGPLTRRGFYLAFQDIGACIALTSVRVYYKRCSGVGRNLAVFTDVVTGADSSSLVEVRGQCVDHAEERDTPKMYCSAEGEWLVPIGRCICSAGFEEHRESCIACEVGFYKPMAGDGLCGRCPLQSHSETRAALYCPCDSSHYRAPTDPPAAPCTSPPTAPVNMISSVNGTSVNLEWGRPMDSGGRSDLLYSVLCQKCSGEGGQCEDCTAGVGSTSAGEGMGGEGGGTVDRSGVVPVRFVPRQSMLTEPWVTVLNLVAHANYTFRILAMNAVTHLSNEPAPFISVNITTNQAAPSQVIAIRQENTSQNSVTLQWHEPDQPNGVILEYDIKYYEKDKEQQSYSTLKAKGTTARVSGLKPGTRYIFQVRARTSAGCGRFSQNVEIQTGKAIPLRYDTMTIIWICMALVSGLVTFLAIVTCRKRQGNPFLHYTTTRDVDESSLTLRHSYTHCGYSKAFQDSDEEKMHYQNGHVSFPDVRFYIDPHTYEDPCQAVHEFAREIEASRIRIEKVIGSGEFGEVCYGRMRLPGKRDIPVALKTLKAGYSDKQRRDFLAEASIMAQFDHPNIIHLEGVVTRSKPVMIITEYMENGSLDSFLRRHDGQFTIIQLVGVMRGIAAGMTYLADRGYIHRDLAARNILVNSNMVCKVSDFGLSRVLEDDPDAAYTTSGGKIPIRWTAPEAIAYRKFSSSSDVWSYGVVMWEVMSYGERPYWNLTNRDVIKSVEEGYRLPAPMGCSGALHTLMLDCWQKDRNERPRFCQIVTVLDKLIRNPENLKSMDTLCRLGTPPMMDRSIPDFSSCSSVDEWLDTIKMGRYKDHFAAGGYLTLGHVIGMNQGDIHRLGVTLMGHQKKIMTSVQLMRVQVLNRSVPSVHV